From a single Acidobacteriota bacterium genomic region:
- a CDS encoding methyl-accepting chemotaxis protein produces the protein MQQESVNDGLVVSPNKKTRLHHVYFLVVGFSICTVVFSLLINHQIVSNYENSIKNNQEWATRLSDYLKLATFATAVNAPGNDVFDSLNVEGEENRMREALYNFNNHLSRLEREAKAQMANPHPTVSAEVARINDNLSAVQLAMTEMTDEASRIFTYFRQNQPQLAGQRMATMDRKYAALGAAIEQLRLTVTGIQQKLFDEDRQHTASVQKLEYLIALLVLVLICAATFYGWQAKKRLDTQAHERDESIKELSLAQEQLRASNLEINLAHEELRAANHELNAAQEASRAANHELLVAQEKLRAANEELLATNEQLENRIQEHTEINRSLQESESKFRDILANIEDAYYEVDLAGRVIFFNEATLKLFGYPAEEMLGLHYAAYTDAEVAAEVKKGFNEVFRTNTAKRNFSYPIIQKDGTARTVEASVSLVKNLEGQAIGFRGLLRDITERREAEKALEENLKGFLNIASAVSQGDLTMRANPGEDTLGRIIGEVNRMLDNFSRMLTEVQNISLTVSSSAIEILAASEQIAVGSQRQADEISHTSKSVEEIAASMTQVSRNASQSVDAAQRALEIAQKGDRSVQFATDAMREIETAVLETAEKMEVLGTRSTQVSEIIDMIDDIAAQTNLLALNAAIEAAHAGQAGVGFSVVADEIRKLAERTSQATKDVANLIKTVQSEIAGVASAMEAGCKKVQGGTEVAEEASNALKEISEAVQLSTVLIEEISTSSDEQARITTNLASAMQTISGITMETSTGVHETVQTLQGMADLSEQLNQAVSQFKIKSQPSSPMMPGGNRFPNYPPSAMFG, from the coding sequence ATGCAGCAAGAGTCAGTCAATGATGGATTGGTGGTTTCACCAAACAAAAAAACCCGTTTGCATCACGTCTATTTTCTCGTCGTCGGGTTTTCGATTTGCACAGTGGTTTTCAGTTTACTGATCAACCATCAGATTGTCAGCAACTATGAAAATTCGATTAAAAATAATCAGGAATGGGCGACCAGGCTTTCGGATTATCTCAAACTTGCTACCTTCGCCACCGCTGTGAACGCGCCCGGTAACGATGTTTTCGACTCGCTCAATGTTGAAGGTGAAGAAAACCGTATGCGCGAGGCTTTGTATAATTTCAACAATCACCTTTCCAGGCTTGAACGCGAAGCCAAAGCGCAAATGGCAAATCCCCATCCGACAGTGAGCGCAGAGGTTGCGCGCATCAATGACAATCTGAGCGCCGTGCAACTGGCAATGACTGAGATGACCGACGAAGCCAGCCGCATCTTCACTTATTTCCGGCAAAATCAACCCCAGCTTGCCGGACAACGCATGGCGACTATGGATCGGAAATATGCGGCACTGGGCGCTGCCATCGAACAACTGCGCTTGACGGTCACCGGCATTCAACAAAAACTTTTTGACGAGGACAGACAGCATACGGCGAGCGTCCAGAAACTCGAATATTTGATTGCGCTACTGGTACTGGTATTGATTTGCGCGGCGACGTTTTACGGCTGGCAAGCGAAAAAACGTCTGGATACTCAGGCACATGAACGCGATGAATCCATCAAAGAATTAAGCCTCGCTCAGGAACAATTGCGGGCTTCAAATCTGGAAATCAACCTGGCGCATGAAGAATTGCGCGCCGCCAATCACGAATTGAATGCGGCTCAGGAAGCTTCGCGCGCCGCCAATCACGAATTACTGGTCGCTCAGGAAAAATTGCGCGCTGCCAATGAAGAACTCCTCGCCACCAATGAGCAATTGGAAAACCGCATACAGGAGCATACGGAAATCAACCGGTCGTTACAGGAATCGGAATCCAAATTCCGCGACATTCTCGCCAATATCGAAGATGCCTATTACGAAGTTGACCTTGCCGGAAGGGTGATCTTTTTTAATGAAGCGACCTTAAAACTTTTCGGCTACCCTGCCGAAGAAATGCTGGGCTTGCATTATGCGGCATACACCGATGCCGAGGTCGCCGCAGAGGTCAAGAAGGGTTTCAATGAAGTCTTTCGCACCAACACCGCCAAACGCAATTTCTCTTATCCGATTATACAAAAAGATGGGACGGCAAGAACCGTTGAAGCTTCCGTGTCGCTGGTAAAAAATCTCGAAGGGCAAGCCATTGGCTTTCGCGGCTTGTTGCGCGATATTACCGAACGGCGAGAAGCCGAAAAGGCATTGGAAGAAAACCTCAAAGGATTTCTTAATATCGCTTCCGCAGTTTCACAGGGCGATTTAACCATGCGCGCCAATCCCGGCGAAGACACCCTCGGCAGAATCATCGGCGAAGTCAATCGCATGTTGGATAATTTCAGCCGGATGTTGACCGAAGTGCAAAACATCAGCTTGACGGTTTCCTCAAGCGCCATTGAAATTCTTGCCGCGTCCGAACAGATTGCCGTCGGTTCGCAACGTCAGGCAGACGAAATCAGTCACACCTCGAAATCCGTCGAAGAGATTGCCGCGTCAATGACCCAGGTTTCAAGAAATGCCAGTCAATCGGTTGATGCAGCGCAACGCGCTTTAGAGATTGCTCAAAAAGGCGACCGCTCGGTGCAATTTGCCACCGATGCCATGCGCGAGATTGAAACTGCGGTTCTCGAAACCGCTGAAAAGATGGAGGTGCTCGGCACCCGCAGCACACAGGTTTCCGAAATTATTGACATGATTGATGACATCGCCGCGCAGACCAATTTGTTGGCATTGAATGCGGCAATCGAAGCGGCTCACGCCGGGCAAGCCGGTGTCGGTTTCAGCGTCGTCGCCGATGAAATTCGCAAACTTGCCGAACGAACCTCGCAAGCCACCAAAGATGTTGCCAATTTAATTAAAACCGTACAGAGCGAAATTGCCGGGGTTGCCTCAGCGATGGAAGCGGGTTGCAAAAAGGTTCAAGGCGGCACGGAGGTCGCCGAAGAAGCCTCCAACGCGCTCAAAGAAATTTCCGAAGCCGTGCAGTTATCTACGGTTTTAATCGAAGAGATTTCGACATCGTCGGATGAACAGGCGCGCATCACCACGAACCTGGCGAGCGCCATGCAGACGATTTCAGGAATCACGATGGAAACCTCAACAGGGGTTCACGAAACCGTGCAAACCTTGCAAGGCATGGCGGATCTTTCGGAGCAATTGAATCAAGCGGTCTCGCAATTCAAAATCAAGAGCCAACCCTCGTCGCCGATGATGCCGGGCGGCAACCGTTTCCCGAATTATCCGCCCTCGGCAATGTTCGGTTAA
- a CDS encoding LAGLIDADG family homing endonuclease, producing MFKLEKLEIHGFKSFADKTTLIFGEGITGIVGPNGCGKCVTGDTLITLADGRDVPIRQLVEDAIADSATIEFFDDGLVAHENPLGIEILTLNPETLRLEPRPVKAFVKRKTTPYLLRVRTRSGREVTATPYHPLFTLENGALRTLKAEDLKSGLKIAVPRRLPVSSRQVNIGSLNEERVSSNRKSIELPMTFTPELARFLGLLIAEGRNTSANQVWFVNSDEAVINDYERLANQLFALEVRRNHYKPNAEDALIYSRTWCKALEQLFNFPINSVSAEKEIPQPLFESDEATQWAFLSGLFEGDAYISGVSRYGNQRPPYIEFATASKKLAEQVMALLLRQNVFALLRKKEKYASNTVEKRRKFYYSVYIYGTEQLRHVANHLSFVGEKKQALQTLRELPSAANPNQDVIPGITHLVKEAVKLAGVKMKPHRRNHPKLAAYVENRCDASRGGLLEVVEQIQRLGVSTHLAQAHLNAINKLATSDVYWDEIVSIDRVEPIDKFVYDLSIDETHNFVAGNIIVHNSNVSESISWVLGEQSAKTLRGGKMEDVIFNGTRDRKPQGMAEVVLTLIATQDVVSRDADEEPQSDEAEYQEALENAERAAAVAKTLVAEYAPKTEEAQAEPALQTAEATQPEATGATGDANALATESTVENQVSASVSESHQTSPLALENQQSTNDAATASTAVESATDTKSELTTAQSAIVEEANADKKAKVKPRKRKAVSVMAGERITIGRRLYRTGDSDYLMNGRLCLLRDIQDLFAGTGLGGAHYAIIEQGRIGQILSSKPLDRRALIEEAAGITKFKSRKRTTELRLESAKQNLTRLNDIISEVERQVNSLKRQAQKARRYKRLREEMRALQFSVYTADYYRLNEAAERLLDELNAAEQNQQQLDASLAELETEYRVVASESRTAEDKLTELKEEAATIELEADRIRNRRAFESKQIDELTERIEKLKSEQQELENRLTQIESESEQRLANLQALEQEHAATQAELRNHESDYQTEVAKLREAENGIEVLRQQLLKEIGSTERLKNLHTNLEDGIRRTDLRLVNLGNELEKATRRRDEVSAEYVRVGDEVEGGRLHLAELTTKINERTQAFNELREQANTNNNELNVLRSEIAAAEHRLKSLEDLDSHHAYYSDAVQQILSPEQRARMNALGTLADFVEVEPQYEMLVESLFSRELQCVLVPTIDDALAGVEFIKSEDLSRGAFLVVGLHGGEDDSSESRESGIWSLESHDDNDDDNDNNNGFKSQDAESKDDDHKSDEQRRQTPDSRLQTSYFELEVLSAIDLLGLRPEIKAVVERAFPERCAASVVPDMEAALQLSIENPSRVYVTLEGEQVVNGRLIVTGGQAGQKGTSLLALKREIKQLRVQTQILLEEESRAVADLSETQKQLEIIENQKLSLDSELREKEKEAAARDSHFAALAKELERAEQYVRVVEAEIEQARLEHRDLQSRIEQLAIELTAAEASRNNAEQAVTAAQAAFVALRAEVEQFAERLSAMRAEVAARAERLQGARTEMRRTETEAQELQARINRNRTEIYESHTRIDELSTSHLEGEDAAIRFDEERATLVEAIQAASAQLMTARARTDELEKTLSQLRQDANVARDRRSATEIELTRVKSDAEHLSRTCFSELAMTLEEVVAKQASGVRRQESGVEAQDSYENGESVAQPIADEATGNAATGDQPPATDDQPFDLETAKSRLDELRVKLDDIGPVNMMALEELEEADERFKFLSEQRRDILESISLTEETLAEIKRRSRERFRHAFAHINENFQRMFVELFGGGRGEMILIDEDDVLESGIDIIAQPPGKRLQNVMLLSGGEKAMSAISLVLAIFQYKPSPFCILDEVDAPLDEMNVGRFAQKVAEMSNETQFLVITHNKTTMEAAQALYGVTMEEPGISKLVSVKFE from the coding sequence ATGTTCAAATTAGAAAAACTTGAAATACACGGTTTTAAATCATTCGCAGATAAAACGACACTGATTTTCGGCGAAGGCATCACCGGCATCGTCGGTCCCAACGGCTGTGGCAAATGCGTAACCGGTGACACACTTATCACTTTAGCTGATGGACGCGATGTGCCGATTCGCCAACTGGTTGAGGATGCCATAGCAGACTCTGCCACTATTGAATTTTTCGATGATGGGTTAGTCGCACATGAAAACCCGCTTGGTATAGAGATTCTTACGCTCAATCCGGAGACCTTACGGCTTGAACCTCGCCCGGTCAAAGCCTTTGTGAAGCGAAAAACCACACCTTATCTTTTGCGGGTGCGCACACGTTCGGGACGCGAAGTCACGGCAACGCCCTATCATCCGTTGTTTACACTCGAAAATGGCGCACTGCGAACGCTGAAAGCCGAAGACTTAAAAAGCGGATTAAAAATTGCCGTTCCTCGTCGGTTGCCGGTTTCGAGCCGTCAGGTAAACATTGGTTCCCTCAATGAAGAGCGCGTAAGCAGCAATCGTAAATCAATTGAGCTACCGATGACCTTCACGCCAGAGTTGGCGCGATTTTTGGGCTTGTTGATTGCTGAAGGTCGAAATACCAGCGCCAATCAAGTGTGGTTTGTAAATTCCGATGAGGCGGTTATTAATGACTATGAGAGACTGGCAAATCAGCTTTTTGCGTTGGAAGTTCGTCGTAATCATTATAAACCTAATGCCGAAGATGCTTTGATTTACTCGCGGACATGGTGCAAAGCCCTTGAACAACTGTTTAATTTCCCGATTAATTCCGTCTCGGCGGAAAAAGAAATCCCCCAGCCCTTATTTGAATCCGATGAAGCAACCCAATGGGCATTTCTTTCAGGTCTCTTTGAAGGCGATGCTTATATCTCAGGAGTATCGCGTTACGGAAATCAACGCCCGCCCTACATAGAATTCGCGACAGCCAGTAAAAAGCTTGCCGAACAGGTGATGGCTTTGCTGCTTAGGCAAAACGTCTTTGCACTTCTCAGAAAGAAAGAAAAATACGCCAGCAACACAGTTGAAAAACGCCGGAAATTCTATTATTCGGTTTATATCTATGGAACCGAACAATTGCGCCACGTTGCTAACCACCTCTCATTTGTCGGCGAGAAAAAACAGGCGTTGCAAACCTTGCGTGAGTTACCCTCTGCCGCCAATCCCAATCAAGATGTAATTCCCGGTATCACCCACTTAGTTAAAGAAGCTGTCAAACTCGCTGGCGTGAAAATGAAACCTCATCGCCGCAATCATCCGAAACTTGCGGCTTATGTGGAAAATCGTTGTGATGCCAGCCGTGGCGGATTGCTTGAAGTTGTTGAACAAATTCAAAGACTAGGCGTGTCAACCCACCTTGCCCAAGCGCACCTCAATGCCATCAATAAATTGGCAACCTCTGATGTTTACTGGGACGAAATTGTCAGCATTGACCGGGTCGAACCGATTGACAAGTTTGTATATGACTTGAGCATTGATGAGACTCATAATTTTGTAGCAGGAAATATTATTGTTCATAACAGCAACGTTTCAGAATCCATCTCCTGGGTTTTAGGTGAACAATCGGCAAAGACCTTGCGTGGCGGCAAAATGGAAGATGTCATTTTTAACGGTACGCGCGACCGCAAACCGCAGGGCATGGCAGAAGTCGTCTTGACGCTCATCGCCACCCAGGATGTCGTGTCACGCGATGCGGATGAAGAACCGCAAAGCGACGAAGCCGAATATCAAGAGGCGTTAGAGAATGCCGAACGCGCCGCGGCTGTGGCAAAAACTCTGGTCGCTGAGTATGCCCCGAAAACTGAAGAAGCGCAGGCGGAACCCGCTTTGCAAACCGCCGAGGCAACTCAACCGGAAGCCACCGGAGCAACCGGCGATGCCAATGCTTTAGCAACTGAATCAACGGTTGAGAACCAAGTCAGCGCGTCGGTAAGTGAATCCCATCAAACCTCGCCTCTGGCTCTGGAAAATCAGCAATCGACAAATGACGCCGCAACCGCATCAACCGCCGTCGAATCGGCAACCGACACCAAAAGCGAATTGACCACAGCCCAATCCGCAATCGTAGAAGAAGCGAACGCCGACAAAAAAGCCAAAGTCAAACCGCGTAAACGTAAAGCGGTTTCCGTAATGGCAGGCGAACGCATCACCATCGGGCGCAGGCTCTATCGCACGGGCGACAGCGATTACCTGATGAACGGGCGACTCTGTTTGCTGCGCGACATTCAAGACCTGTTTGCCGGCACAGGGCTTGGCGGCGCGCATTATGCCATCATCGAACAGGGACGCATCGGGCAGATTCTGTCATCAAAACCTCTAGACCGCCGCGCGCTCATCGAAGAAGCCGCAGGCATCACCAAATTCAAATCGCGCAAACGCACGACCGAACTCCGTTTGGAATCTGCCAAACAGAATCTCACGCGACTCAATGACATCATCAGCGAAGTCGAACGACAGGTGAATAGCCTGAAACGACAGGCGCAAAAAGCGCGGCGCTACAAACGATTGCGTGAAGAGATGCGGGCGTTGCAATTTTCGGTTTACACGGCGGACTATTACCGTTTGAACGAAGCCGCTGAACGCCTGCTTGATGAACTCAACGCGGCTGAACAAAATCAACAACAACTCGACGCCTCGCTTGCCGAACTGGAAACCGAATATCGCGTCGTCGCGAGTGAATCGCGCACCGCCGAAGACAAGCTCACTGAACTCAAAGAAGAAGCCGCGACCATCGAACTCGAAGCCGACCGCATTCGCAACCGCCGCGCTTTTGAATCCAAACAGATTGACGAACTCACGGAGCGCATCGAAAAACTCAAAAGCGAACAACAGGAATTGGAAAATCGCCTGACGCAGATTGAATCCGAAAGCGAGCAGCGGTTGGCAAATTTACAGGCGCTCGAACAAGAACACGCCGCCACACAAGCGGAACTTCGCAACCATGAGAGCGATTATCAAACGGAAGTCGCGAAATTGCGCGAGGCGGAAAACGGCATAGAAGTTTTACGCCAGCAGTTGCTCAAAGAAATCGGTTCCACCGAACGGCTCAAAAATTTGCACACCAATCTCGAAGATGGCATCCGTCGGACGGATTTGCGTCTTGTCAATTTGGGCAATGAATTGGAAAAAGCCACCAGGCGACGCGACGAAGTTTCCGCTGAATATGTGCGTGTCGGTGATGAGGTTGAAGGCGGACGGCTGCATCTTGCAGAACTCACAACCAAAATCAATGAACGAACCCAGGCGTTTAACGAACTCCGCGAGCAAGCCAATACCAATAACAACGAATTGAATGTTCTGCGTTCGGAAATCGCCGCCGCCGAACACCGTTTGAAATCTCTGGAGGATTTGGATTCGCATCACGCCTATTATTCGGACGCCGTGCAACAGATACTTTCGCCCGAACAGCGCGCTCGCATGAATGCGCTCGGCACGCTTGCCGATTTCGTTGAAGTCGAACCGCAATATGAAATGTTAGTCGAAAGTTTGTTCAGCCGTGAATTGCAATGCGTTCTGGTGCCCACTATTGATGATGCGCTTGCCGGCGTTGAATTCATCAAATCGGAAGATTTGAGTCGCGGCGCTTTTCTGGTTGTCGGCTTGCACGGCGGCGAAGACGATTCATCGGAAAGTCGAGAGTCCGGAATCTGGAGTCTGGAGTCGCACGACGACAACGACGATGACAACGACAACAATAATGGCTTTAAGAGTCAGGATGCCGAATCAAAAGATGATGACCATAAATCTGATGAGCAACGACGCCAGACGCCAGACTCTCGACTCCAGACTTCTTATTTTGAACTCGAAGTTTTGAGCGCAATTGACCTGTTGGGACTTAGACCCGAAATCAAAGCGGTTGTTGAGCGCGCCTTCCCCGAACGTTGCGCAGCGTCCGTAGTGCCCGATATGGAAGCCGCTTTGCAGCTTTCGATTGAAAATCCGTCACGGGTTTATGTGACGCTCGAAGGCGAACAGGTCGTCAACGGTCGGTTGATTGTTACGGGTGGACAGGCTGGACAAAAAGGCACATCGCTGCTGGCGCTCAAACGCGAAATCAAACAACTGCGCGTGCAGACGCAAATTCTGCTCGAAGAAGAATCGCGCGCGGTTGCCGATTTGAGTGAAACCCAAAAACAACTTGAAATTATCGAAAATCAGAAACTATCGCTGGATAGCGAACTGCGCGAAAAAGAGAAAGAGGCTGCCGCCCGCGATTCGCATTTTGCGGCTTTAGCCAAAGAACTCGAACGCGCCGAACAGTACGTTCGGGTAGTCGAAGCGGAAATCGAACAGGCGCGTCTTGAACATCGGGATTTGCAATCGCGCATCGAACAGTTAGCCATTGAACTGACCGCCGCCGAAGCCTCGCGCAACAACGCTGAACAGGCAGTCACGGCGGCACAAGCGGCTTTTGTAGCGTTGCGCGCGGAAGTTGAACAATTTGCCGAACGCCTGTCGGCAATGCGCGCCGAAGTTGCCGCGCGCGCCGAACGCTTGCAGGGGGCGCGCACCGAAATGCGCCGCACCGAAACCGAAGCGCAGGAGTTGCAAGCTCGCATTAATCGCAATCGCACGGAAATTTATGAAAGCCACACGCGCATTGATGAACTTTCAACCTCGCACTTAGAAGGTGAAGACGCGGCTATCCGGTTCGATGAGGAACGCGCTACGCTGGTGGAAGCGATTCAAGCGGCGAGCGCACAGCTAATGACGGCGCGCGCCCGCACCGATGAACTCGAAAAGACCTTGAGCCAACTCCGCCAAGATGCGAACGTCGCGCGTGACCGCCGCAGCGCAACGGAAATCGAACTCACGCGGGTGAAATCCGACGCCGAGCATCTGTCACGCACCTGTTTTTCGGAACTGGCGATGACGCTTGAAGAAGTCGTCGCGAAACAGGCGTCAGGCGTCAGGCGTCAGGAGTCAGGCGTCGAAGCACAAGATTCATACGAAAACGGTGAATCCGTTGCACAACCGATTGCCGATGAAGCAACCGGCAACGCCGCGACCGGCGACCAGCCACCGGCTACCGATGACCAACCTTTCGACCTGGAAACCGCCAAGAGCCGTTTGGATGAATTGCGCGTCAAACTCGATGACATCGGCCCGGTGAATATGATGGCGCTTGAAGAACTGGAAGAAGCCGACGAACGTTTCAAGTTTTTATCCGAACAGCGCCGCGATATTCTCGAATCCATCAGCCTCACGGAAGAGACGCTTGCGGAAATCAAGCGCCGTTCGCGCGAACGTTTCCGTCACGCCTTCGCCCACATCAATGAAAATTTCCAACGGATGTTCGTTGAACTGTTTGGCGGCGGACGCGGCGAGATGATTTTGATTGATGAGGATGACGTTTTGGAATCGGGTATTGATATAATTGCTCAGCCGCCCGGCAAGCGTTTGCAAAATGTGATGCTGCTTTCAGGCGGTGAAAAAGCCATGTCGGCGATATCGCTCGTGCTCGCGATATTCCAGTATAAACCGTCGCCGTTTTGTATTCTCGACGAAGTCGATGCGCCGCTTGATGAAATGAACGTCGGACGTTTTGCCCAAAAGGTTGCAGAGATGAGCAACGAAACCCAATTCCTGGTCATCACCCACAACAAAACGACGATGGAAGCGGCGCAGGCGCTTTACGGCGTGACGATGGAAGAACCCGGCATATCCAAATTAGTATCGGTGAAATTTGAGTAG
- the miaA gene encoding tRNA (adenosine(37)-N6)-dimethylallyltransferase MiaA, with the protein MIIPAIVGPTASGKSDLGIKLALHFDGEIINLDSVQVYRGIEVATAKVPPEEQCGIPHHLIDIVEPTENFTAGDFARLALETIAAIEARGRMALLVGGTGFYLRAIMNPIFEAPPTDLALRERLEKLRDKKGAEHLHDILKRLDPQAAAAISPRDWSRAMRAIEFYLQTGTRISVAQKNLLPPPALARRIRIIALNPPRDRLYEKINRRAEIMFERGLVEEVEALLGSGIPPNAKAFQAHGYRRVVEYLQGKRTPEDALNQMKLDTRHYAKRQLSWWRAQPNVKWIHRFGDEAYAFAEARDYLTEECQRLDC; encoded by the coding sequence ATGATTATTCCAGCAATTGTCGGGCCGACGGCTTCCGGCAAAAGTGATTTAGGTATCAAACTCGCTCTACATTTCGATGGCGAGATTATCAATCTCGATTCGGTGCAGGTCTATCGCGGCATCGAGGTCGCTACGGCTAAAGTTCCACCCGAAGAACAGTGCGGCATTCCGCATCATTTGATTGATATTGTCGAACCCACCGAAAATTTTACCGCCGGGGATTTTGCGCGTCTTGCCCTGGAAACCATCGCGGCGATTGAAGCGCGCGGGCGAATGGCGCTACTGGTCGGCGGCACAGGGTTTTACCTGCGCGCCATCATGAATCCGATTTTTGAAGCGCCGCCAACCGATTTAGCCTTGCGTGAACGCCTGGAAAAACTGCGCGATAAAAAAGGCGCGGAACATTTGCATGACATTCTCAAACGCCTAGACCCGCAAGCCGCCGCCGCCATCAGCCCGCGTGATTGGTCGCGCGCGATGCGCGCCATCGAATTTTATCTGCAAACCGGCACACGCATATCGGTAGCGCAAAAAAATTTGCTGCCGCCGCCTGCGCTGGCGCGCCGCATTCGTATCATTGCCCTCAATCCGCCGCGAGACCGGCTCTATGAAAAAATCAACCGCCGCGCTGAAATTATGTTTGAACGAGGTTTGGTCGAAGAGGTCGAGGCGCTTTTAGGTTCGGGCATCCCACCAAATGCCAAAGCTTTTCAGGCGCATGGCTATCGCCGTGTCGTCGAATACCTGCAAGGCAAACGCACACCTGAAGACGCGCTCAATCAGATGAAACTCGATACCCGCCATTATGCCAAGCGTCAACTGAGTTGGTGGCGCGCGCAACCCAATGTGAAATGGATTCATCGGTTCGGTGATGAGGCGTATGCTTTTGCGGAAGCGCGGGATTACCTGACCGAAGAATGTCAACGGCTTGATTGTTAA
- a CDS encoding efflux RND transporter periplasmic adaptor subunit — MAERFKKLMEFIKRRNAAIAAIILLAAAGVAAFFFWNNKASASDYITAKVERGNVEVTVSATGTVQAVTTVQVGSQVSGTVQWLGADFNTDVKRGQVIARLDPSIIQAQVDNARANVANAEAAIQAAETEITNQQANLAASQANLEVTRVQRDDAVAVVKRYQEIKEVIAGRDIELAQANANAAAARYQQAAAQVKQVQAANASAKAKLAQSKASLAQAKAQLEQSAANLDHTIITSPIDGVVISRNVDVGQTVAASLQAPTLFTIANDLTKMQVLASIDEADVGQIKQGIKANFTVDAFPNETFTGEITQLRLNAQTLQNVVTYSAVIEVANPDLKLRPGMTTNITIPVARRENVLTVPNAALRFKPTLSEKEEQDLRAKMEERRKQREAERGGQEGQAQPTGEQATPATAQEGAQSGERRGNRNGQPSPAPQAGQANQQGQQSQSPQSGAGEQQTGQQSGQRRQGGQMVWVLTGTKTIEPRFVRTGLTNGRMTEIIAGDLHEGDTIVTGQNDTGNSNRPQQTTSPFNQRGPTPGRGR, encoded by the coding sequence ATGGCAGAGAGATTTAAAAAATTAATGGAATTTATTAAACGTCGCAACGCAGCAATCGCGGCAATCATATTGTTGGCTGCGGCTGGTGTAGCCGCTTTTTTCTTTTGGAATAACAAAGCCAGTGCCAGCGATTACATTACGGCAAAGGTTGAGCGTGGGAATGTTGAAGTGACCGTGTCGGCAACCGGCACGGTGCAGGCGGTGACCACCGTGCAGGTTGGTTCGCAGGTTTCCGGCACGGTGCAATGGCTTGGCGCGGATTTTAATACCGATGTTAAACGCGGGCAGGTGATTGCCAGGCTTGACCCGTCCATCATCCAGGCGCAGGTTGATAATGCGCGCGCCAATGTTGCCAACGCCGAAGCGGCAATTCAGGCAGCAGAAACCGAAATTACCAATCAACAGGCAAATCTGGCGGCTTCGCAGGCAAACCTGGAAGTCACCCGTGTACAACGCGACGATGCGGTTGCCGTGGTTAAACGTTATCAGGAAATTAAAGAGGTCATCGCCGGTCGCGATATTGAACTCGCGCAAGCCAACGCCAATGCTGCCGCGGCGCGTTATCAACAAGCCGCCGCACAGGTCAAACAGGTGCAGGCTGCGAATGCCTCTGCAAAAGCTAAACTTGCTCAATCGAAAGCTTCACTTGCACAAGCCAAAGCCCAGCTTGAACAATCCGCGGCTAACCTTGATCATACCATCATTACCTCACCGATTGATGGCGTCGTGATTTCGCGAAACGTCGATGTCGGACAAACGGTTGCCGCAAGTTTGCAAGCGCCCACGCTGTTTACGATTGCCAACGACCTGACCAAAATGCAGGTACTGGCTTCGATTGACGAAGCCGATGTCGGACAAATCAAACAGGGCATCAAAGCCAATTTCACGGTCGATGCGTTTCCCAATGAAACCTTCACCGGTGAAATCACCCAGTTGCGGTTGAATGCCCAGACACTGCAAAACGTCGTCACTTACAGTGCGGTGATCGAGGTCGCAAATCCCGATTTGAAATTGCGTCCGGGAATGACCACGAATATCACTATTCCGGTGGCGCGACGCGAGAATGTGTTGACGGTTCCGAATGCGGCGCTGAGATTCAAACCAACGCTTTCGGAAAAAGAGGAACAGGATTTACGCGCAAAGATGGAAGAGCGTCGCAAACAACGCGAAGCTGAACGCGGCGGTCAGGAAGGTCAGGCGCAGCCTACAGGCGAACAGGCAACGCCAGCAACCGCACAGGAAGGAGCGCAAAGCGGAGAACGTCGCGGCAACCGCAATGGTCAACCATCGCCCGCGCCTCAAGCAGGGCAGGCAAACCAACAAGGACAGCAAAGCCAATCTCCGCAAAGCGGCGCAGGTGAACAACAGACCGGACAGCAAAGCGGGCAACGCCGACAAGGTGGACAAATGGTTTGGGTGCTGACGGGTACGAAAACCATTGAACCGCGATTTGTGCGCACGGGACTCACAAACGGGCGAATGACGGAAATCATCGCCGGGGATTTACATGAAGGCGATACCATCGTCACAGGTCAAAACGATACGGGCAACAGCAATCGCCCGCAACAAACAACTTCGCCGTTCAATCAAAGAGGTCCAACGCCGGGACGCGGAAGATAG